A window of Streptomyces marispadix contains these coding sequences:
- a CDS encoding quinone oxidoreductase family protein: MSTDTRASTDTERRDGGMAKRVVAESYGGPEALSLIDSDVPAPGQGEVTLRALAIGVNPLDYKLYSGGMGKDPAALPMPVGLELSGTVTAVGRGSEGPAGPLSVGDEVMAYPAPGAYATDLTVPASSVVPKPPELSWEAAAGLLLTGATAVHALTVVDPSEGETLLIHGASGGVGLLAVQIAAASGARVVGTASERHLELVERYGATALPYGDGLLKRVREAAPDGVDAVVDTSGTREAIDASLELVPDRERIVSILAFDRGDTGIKLIGGAPNADPGTQIRAGAWRRLIRLVRQGELEVPVSRSYSLAEAAEAHRFLAEGHPGGKVVLLP, from the coding sequence GTGTCTACGGACACCCGTGCGTCCACGGACACCGAGCGAAGGGACGGCGGCATGGCGAAGCGAGTGGTGGCGGAGTCCTACGGGGGCCCGGAAGCGCTGTCGCTGATCGACTCCGACGTGCCCGCGCCGGGCCAAGGGGAGGTCACGCTGCGTGCCTTGGCCATCGGCGTGAACCCCCTGGACTACAAGCTCTACAGCGGCGGCATGGGCAAGGACCCCGCCGCGCTCCCCATGCCCGTGGGGCTGGAACTGTCCGGGACGGTGACCGCCGTGGGGCGCGGCTCCGAGGGCCCGGCCGGTCCCCTCTCCGTGGGCGACGAGGTGATGGCCTACCCGGCGCCGGGCGCCTATGCGACGGATCTGACCGTCCCGGCGTCGAGCGTCGTACCGAAGCCGCCTGAGCTGTCATGGGAGGCGGCGGCCGGGCTGCTCCTCACCGGGGCCACGGCCGTGCACGCGCTCACCGTCGTAGACCCCTCGGAGGGCGAGACGCTGCTGATCCACGGCGCCTCGGGCGGCGTCGGCCTGCTCGCCGTGCAGATCGCGGCGGCCTCGGGCGCGAGGGTCGTGGGCACGGCGAGCGAGCGTCATCTGGAGCTGGTCGAGCGCTACGGCGCGACCGCGCTGCCGTACGGGGACGGGCTGCTGAAGCGCGTACGGGAGGCGGCGCCGGACGGCGTGGACGCCGTCGTCGACACCTCCGGCACACGTGAGGCGATCGACGCCTCCCTCGAACTCGTGCCGGACAGGGAGCGCATCGTCTCCATCCTCGCCTTCGACCGCGGCGACACCGGCATCAAGCTGATCGGCGGCGCCCCCAACGCGGACCCGGGCACCCAGATCAGGGCCGGCGCCTGGCGGCGGCTCATCAGGCTGGTGCGCCAGGGCGAGTTGGAGGTACCGGTCTCACGTTCGTACTCCCTGGCCGAGGCCGCCGAGGCCCACCGCTTCCTCGCGGAGGGCCACCCGGGCGGCAAGGTCGTACTGCTTCCCTGA
- a CDS encoding dienelactone hydrolase family protein, which produces MSAPPLRQNLRFDADGVEIYGYLALPEGGTGPGVVVIQEWWGLTDQIADVADQFAAAGFVALAPDLYGGRTTHDSDDAARLASELPMNTAVRELVGAVDYLLAHEAVRGDAVGAVGFCMGGGFVLALAAEAGERIAAAVPYYGVASDDEVDFSGVRADVLGHYGELDENATPARAEEIAARIRAESGAKVTIERYPAGHAFANEENHLGTYDPDSTRLAWERTLAFLRERLPD; this is translated from the coding sequence TTGTCCGCACCACCCTTGCGCCAGAACCTGCGCTTCGACGCCGACGGCGTGGAGATCTACGGCTATCTCGCCCTGCCCGAGGGCGGCACCGGCCCGGGAGTCGTCGTCATCCAGGAGTGGTGGGGACTCACCGACCAGATCGCGGACGTGGCGGACCAGTTCGCCGCCGCCGGGTTCGTGGCGCTCGCGCCCGACCTCTACGGCGGTCGCACCACGCACGACAGCGACGACGCGGCACGGCTCGCCTCGGAGCTGCCGATGAACACGGCCGTACGTGAACTCGTGGGCGCCGTCGACTACTTGCTCGCACACGAGGCGGTACGGGGCGACGCCGTGGGCGCCGTCGGCTTCTGCATGGGCGGTGGCTTCGTACTCGCGCTCGCCGCCGAGGCGGGGGAGAGGATCGCCGCGGCCGTGCCGTACTACGGAGTGGCGAGCGACGACGAAGTGGACTTCTCCGGCGTGCGGGCCGATGTCCTCGGCCACTACGGCGAATTGGACGAGAACGCCACGCCCGCCCGCGCCGAGGAGATCGCCGCCCGCATCCGTGCGGAGTCCGGCGCGAAGGTGACCATCGAGCGCTATCCGGCCGGTCATGCCTTCGCCAACGAGGAGAACCACCTGGGGACCTACGACCCCGACTCGACGCGGCTGGCGTGGGAGCGCACCCTCGCGTTCCTGCGTGAGCGGCTACCGGACTGA
- a CDS encoding DMT family transporter, protein MGLAWVVLVVSGVLETVWAGALEASGNFHRLWPSLLFVGALAASMAGLSYAVGHIPLGTAYGVWVGIGALGTAVYGMAALGDAVTVARVVCLLLIVTGAVGLRVLH, encoded by the coding sequence ATGGGGCTCGCCTGGGTGGTTCTCGTCGTCTCGGGCGTACTGGAGACCGTTTGGGCCGGTGCGCTGGAGGCGTCCGGCAATTTCCACAGGCTGTGGCCGTCGCTGCTCTTCGTCGGAGCGCTGGCGGCGAGCATGGCCGGGCTCTCTTACGCGGTGGGCCACATCCCGCTGGGCACCGCGTACGGCGTATGGGTCGGGATCGGGGCCCTCGGCACGGCGGTCTACGGGATGGCGGCGCTGGGGGACGCCGTCACCGTGGCACGCGTGGTGTGTCTGCTGCTGATCGTCACGGGGGCCGTGGGGCTTCGGGTGCTGCACTGA
- a CDS encoding PhoX family protein translates to MRKLLTVLGSHPGGRSAMTCRYRCGDACFHEAPNTSGNEYVGDVIARVLSRRSVLRAGAVAGVAAAATATGACSAGSAGALSAGDADAAKGKPAKGLRFTPVEPNTDDKVTVPEGYGQNIVIRWGEPILRGAPDFDPKKQSAKAQKGQFGYNNDFLSLLPLDEKEAQEGGGKRQLLVANHEYTDENLMFAGYDADDPTREQAEIGWAAHGLSVVVVEGEKGTGALKAVPRHRLNRRVTATTAFEVTGPAAGSKWLRTSEDPEGRKVLGTLNNCSGGTTPWGTTLHGEENIDQYFANTAKVKDDEHRKRLERYALKGTETERKWERFDDRFDVVKEPYEPHRFGWVVELDPYDPESAPRKRTALGRFKHEAAQPRLTGDGRPVVYMGDDERFEYLYKFVSSKRMRRGGSRADHEHNMSLLDHGTLYVAKLTGDSPEGEIDGSGELPAGDHEFDGRGEWIPLATGDESHVEGMTADEVYVFTRIAGDKAGATKMDRPEDVEPSPRTGRVYAALTNNTDRGAAGKARPDEANPRKNNKHGHVLEFAEHGDDPAARRFTWRLFLVCGDPEDPGTYFGGFPKDQVSPISCPDNVAFDDYGNLWLATDDGQLGFHDGLFGVATTAGSRRGEVRQFLTVPNGAETCGPLIQDRRVLVSVQHPGEIDGASVEEPASQWPDGPGSYVRPAVVSVWRKDGGDIGV, encoded by the coding sequence ATGCGCAAGCTGCTGACGGTGCTCGGTTCGCACCCGGGCGGCAGGTCGGCGATGACCTGCCGTTACCGCTGTGGTGACGCCTGCTTCCACGAGGCGCCCAACACCAGCGGCAACGAGTACGTGGGTGACGTCATCGCCCGCGTCCTCTCGCGCCGGTCCGTGCTGCGTGCCGGGGCGGTCGCGGGGGTCGCTGCCGCCGCCACCGCGACGGGGGCGTGCAGCGCCGGTTCCGCGGGCGCGCTCTCGGCGGGCGACGCGGACGCGGCGAAGGGCAAGCCCGCGAAGGGGCTGCGCTTCACGCCCGTGGAGCCCAACACGGACGACAAGGTGACCGTGCCCGAGGGCTACGGGCAGAACATCGTGATCCGGTGGGGCGAACCGATCCTGCGCGGTGCGCCGGACTTCGATCCCAAGAAGCAGTCGGCGAAGGCGCAGAAGGGGCAGTTCGGCTACAACAACGACTTCCTCTCGCTCCTTCCGCTGGACGAGAAGGAAGCCCAGGAAGGCGGCGGCAAGCGGCAGTTGCTGGTCGCGAACCACGAATACACCGACGAGAACCTGATGTTCGCCGGGTACGACGCGGACGACCCGACCCGTGAGCAGGCCGAGATCGGCTGGGCGGCGCACGGCCTGTCCGTCGTGGTCGTCGAGGGCGAGAAAGGCACGGGCGCGCTCAAGGCCGTGCCCCGGCACCGGCTCAACCGCCGCGTCACCGCCACCACGGCATTCGAGGTCACGGGCCCCGCGGCGGGCAGCAAGTGGCTCCGTACGTCCGAGGACCCCGAGGGCCGCAAGGTGCTCGGCACCCTCAACAACTGCTCGGGCGGCACCACTCCTTGGGGCACGACGCTGCACGGCGAGGAGAACATCGACCAGTACTTCGCCAACACCGCGAAGGTGAAGGACGACGAGCACCGCAAGCGGCTGGAGCGCTACGCCCTCAAGGGCACGGAGACCGAACGCAAATGGGAGCGCTTCGACGACCGTTTCGACGTCGTGAAGGAGCCCTATGAGCCGCACCGCTTCGGCTGGGTCGTCGAACTCGACCCGTACGACCCGGAGTCGGCGCCCCGTAAGCGCACCGCGCTGGGCCGCTTCAAGCACGAGGCCGCGCAGCCGAGGCTGACGGGCGACGGCCGCCCCGTCGTCTACATGGGCGACGACGAACGCTTCGAGTACCTCTACAAGTTCGTGTCGTCGAAGCGGATGCGGCGCGGCGGCAGCCGGGCCGACCACGAACACAACATGAGCCTGCTCGACCACGGGACGCTTTACGTCGCGAAGCTGACCGGCGACAGCCCGGAGGGGGAGATCGACGGTTCGGGCGAACTTCCCGCCGGAGACCACGAGTTCGACGGACGCGGCGAGTGGATTCCGCTCGCGACGGGCGACGAGTCGCATGTGGAGGGCATGACCGCGGACGAGGTCTACGTCTTCACCCGCATCGCGGGCGACAAGGCGGGCGCCACCAAGATGGACCGCCCCGAGGACGTCGAGCCGAGCCCGCGCACCGGACGCGTCTACGCCGCTCTGACCAACAACACCGACCGTGGCGCGGCGGGCAAGGCCCGGCCCGACGAGGCCAACCCGCGCAAGAACAACAAGCACGGCCATGTGCTGGAGTTCGCCGAGCATGGCGACGACCCGGCGGCGCGGCGCTTCACGTGGCGGCTGTTCCTGGTGTGCGGCGACCCGGAGGACCCGGGCACATACTTCGGGGGCTTCCCCAAGGACCAGGTCAGCCCCATCTCGTGCCCCGACAATGTGGCCTTCGACGATTACGGCAATCTGTGGCTCGCCACGGACGACGGCCAACTCGGTTTCCACGACGGCCTGTTCGGCGTGGCCACCACGGCAGGAAGCCGGCGCGGCGAGGTGCGGCAGTTCCTGACGGTGCCGAACGGGGCGGAGACCTGCGGTCCGCTGATCCAGGACCGCCGGGTGCTGGTCTCCGTACAGCATCCCGGCGAGATCGACGGCGCGAGCGTGGAGGAGCCCGCGTCGCAGTGGCCCGACGGGCCGGGCTCCTATGTGCGGCCCGCGGTCGTCAGCGTCTGGCGCAAGGACGGCGGCGACATCGGCGTCTGA
- a CDS encoding class I SAM-dependent methyltransferase gives MPLTSKSLPEYWDTYKPHSGDGMPPAPVVDSFEWTQYPGHGPGADFLGRPRTALELGSAEGREAVWLARTGVEVTALDLSPAQTARARLWWEGTPGLSFVNAEACEYLADTSTTYDAVYSRWGAVWFTDPERLVPLIGRRLNPGGVLALSQAEPIEGFYGPQAMYGNGLSGRRLPVLRWSYSPEMWRDLLKRSGLTEIEASVLPAPEPENVGTLMVRAKAPAKPAVPRRRR, from the coding sequence ATGCCTCTCACGTCGAAGAGCCTCCCCGAGTACTGGGACACGTACAAGCCGCACAGCGGGGACGGGATGCCGCCCGCGCCCGTCGTCGACTCCTTCGAGTGGACGCAGTACCCGGGCCACGGGCCGGGGGCCGACTTTCTCGGACGGCCGCGTACCGCGCTGGAGTTGGGGTCCGCAGAGGGGAGGGAGGCGGTCTGGCTCGCACGTACCGGCGTCGAGGTGACGGCACTGGACCTGTCGCCCGCGCAGACCGCCCGCGCCCGGCTGTGGTGGGAGGGCACACCCGGGCTGTCCTTCGTCAACGCCGAGGCGTGCGAGTACCTCGCGGACACGTCCACCACCTATGACGCGGTCTACTCGCGCTGGGGCGCGGTGTGGTTCACCGACCCGGAGAGACTCGTGCCGCTGATCGGCCGCAGACTCAACCCCGGTGGCGTGCTGGCGCTTTCGCAGGCCGAGCCCATCGAGGGCTTCTACGGTCCGCAGGCGATGTACGGCAACGGCCTCAGCGGACGCAGGCTCCCGGTGCTGCGCTGGTCGTACTCGCCGGAGATGTGGCGGGACCTGCTGAAGCGCAGCGGACTCACGGAGATCGAGGCGTCTGTGCTGCCCGCACCGGAACCGGAGAACGTCGGCACGCTGATGGTGCGCGCGAAGGCACCGGCGAAGCCCGCCGTGCCGCGGCGGCGGCGCTGA
- a CDS encoding VOC family protein, whose amino-acid sequence MSTFDSPVPRFHLAMPVDDLEAARHFYGEVLGLEQGRSAETWTDWNLHGHQFVTHLAPGRADGGASNPVDGHDVPVPHFGLILAVPEFHRLAERLRAAGTEFVIEPYVRFEGQPGEQWTMFLRDPAGNALEFKAFADDSQVFATD is encoded by the coding sequence GTGAGCACATTCGACTCTCCCGTCCCCCGCTTCCATCTCGCCATGCCCGTCGACGACTTGGAAGCCGCGCGGCACTTCTACGGCGAGGTGCTCGGCTTGGAGCAGGGGCGCAGCGCGGAGACGTGGACGGACTGGAATCTGCACGGGCACCAGTTCGTCACGCATCTCGCACCCGGCCGCGCCGATGGCGGCGCGAGCAATCCCGTCGACGGGCACGACGTTCCCGTGCCGCACTTCGGGCTCATCCTGGCGGTGCCCGAGTTCCACAGGCTGGCGGAGCGGCTGCGGGCCGCGGGCACCGAGTTCGTGATCGAGCCGTATGTACGGTTCGAGGGGCAGCCGGGGGAGCAGTGGACGATGTTCCTGCGCGATCCGGCTGGAAACGCGCTGGAGTTCAAGGCGTTCGCCGACGACTCGCAGGTGTTCGCCACCGACTGA
- a CDS encoding type A2 lantipeptide, translated as MAPQIETAEISDAELDGVSGGVGASLPGGLASVDVTPGPGGVAASVNSGVPGLGGLNGTINAGMPAVEGASGIVG; from the coding sequence ATGGCACCTCAGATCGAGACCGCCGAGATCTCCGACGCCGAACTCGACGGCGTCTCCGGCGGCGTGGGCGCCTCGCTCCCCGGCGGCCTGGCCAGCGTCGACGTCACCCCCGGCCCGGGCGGTGTCGCCGCCAGCGTGAACAGCGGCGTCCCCGGCCTTGGCGGCCTCAACGGCACGATCAACGCCGGTATGCCCGCCGTGGAGGGCGCCTCCGGCATCGTCGGCTGA
- a CDS encoding type A2 lantipeptide yields MRDMTPQIETAEISDADLDNVSGGVSAGLGGDLSAGLDGVAGNVAGGIDGVGGVSGSVSGSAPALSSSLPGVSSVTGLVG; encoded by the coding sequence ATGCGTGACATGACGCCTCAGATCGAGACCGCCGAGATCTCGGACGCCGACCTCGACAACGTGTCGGGCGGCGTGAGCGCCGGCCTGGGCGGCGACCTCTCCGCCGGCCTGGACGGCGTGGCCGGCAACGTGGCCGGCGGCATCGACGGCGTCGGCGGCGTCTCGGGCAGCGTCAGCGGCTCGGCCCCCGCCCTGAGCAGCAGCCTCCCCGGCGTGAGCAGCGTCACCGGCCTCGTCGGCTGA